The Ornithorhynchus anatinus isolate Pmale09 chromosome X5, mOrnAna1.pri.v4, whole genome shotgun sequence nucleotide sequence ctcctctctctcgatCAAACCCCGTATTCAATCCGTCCcccaatcctgtcggtcccacttcTTCCACGTCCCTAAattccgcccttccctctcccttcaaactccTTCCACCTTAatccaatcgctcatcctattccacctcccTTAATTTACCTccgcctccttcctgacctccccgcttctgtctctccccactccggcccgtacttcgctctgccgcccggatTATTTTCCGACCACaacgttctgggtatgtcaccccgctcctccgaAAACTCCAGtctttgcccatccaccgccccatcgaagagaaactcctcaccattggttttaaatgctttaaatgccaagaacggtgctcggtacgtagtaagcgcttaacagataccgtgatgatgatgatgataattaatttaaagcactccaccaccgtggccccctcctacctcatctctttaCTCCTCCTACCGTCCGGCCCGTCCGCTTCGCCCCTCTTGTGCTCACCTTCTCGCCGTGCCTTCGTcccgcccgtctcgccgccgagccctcgtccacatcccgcctccggcccggaacatcctcctcctcctcacagccGACGGACCgcgactctcccccccttcaaagcctcatggaaggcccacctcctccaagaggccttcccagcctaagcccctcctttcctcttctcccactcccttctgcgtcaccgactcgctccctttcttcttcttctcccctcccagccccacttaggtccatatccgtaattccttcatttgtattgatgtctgtctcccctcctctagactgtcagcccgttgcgggcagggattgggtccgtttattgccctctcccaagtgtttagtccggtgctctgcacggggggagcgctcaataaatgcgattgaaggaatgacCTAGTgcctagagccgggcctgggagccagaaggtcctgggttctaatcccggctctgccacctggccgttgtgtgaccccggacaggtcgcttcacttccctgggcctcagttccctcgtctgtaaaatggggatcgagactgtgggccagggactgtgtccggcccgctttgttggtacccaccccagcgcttcgtacagtgtccgGCCCGGAGtaaaagcgcttaacaggtacacTGTTatgcagtcacttctctgggcctcggttacctcatctgcaaaacgggaattaagacggtcaaccctacgtgggatagggactgggtccgatccgaTCGGCTCGGATCTCCTCCAGCTGGATCTGACTCCAGCTGACCGTGAGTGAgttctttacaaataccgtaaaaaacaacACCACCAGAAAAACAAACACGTCTTGGTTTCTGGTCTCCAGGAGGAAAGGtgccgggaggagggggaagagaaaccaGTGATCTAATCGCGAAAGATTTTGGCTCCGTGGAGGCCGTCTTCACCCCGACGCTCCGGGTCTTCCTCGTCCGTCCCCCCAGCTCTCCGCCAACATCCCGGAGCGACCCGCCGGGACCCGGGTCTCCGCCGGTGGTTCCACGTCACCGGGGGACACGGAGAGGACAGgacggtggggaggaggagggtttcaAGCGAAAACCAGGTTATGGGGGGAAAGGTTGGAGCCGGCCCCGGCGGGGAGGACTGCCGTTGGCGGGGAGCCCGGTGCCAGGCCTGAAGTGCGTTCTTGGCATTCGTGGTAGGTCTGGAGCCTGACGGGGCGACAGAGGCtggtggggaatggggaaggggaaggtaaaGACCCCAgacagagacgcagcgtggctcagcggaaagagcgtgagctggggagtcagagatgacgggttcgaatcccggctccgccgcttgtcagctgggtgacttggggcaagtggcctaacttctctgcgcctccgctGCAAAACgggcatgaataataataatgttggtatctgtttagcgcttactaggcgcagagcgctgttctaagcgctgggggagatccagggtcatcgggtggtcccacgtgaggctcccggtcttcatccccatttgacagataaggtgactgaggcacagagaagtgaagcgacttgcccacagtcacccagctgacaagtggcagagccgggatttgaacccacgacctctgactcccaagcccgggctctttccactgagctacgctgcttccccattaaggctgtgagccccacgtgggacaacctgatcaccttgtaacctctccagtgcttagaacagtgctttgcatgtagtgagcgcttaacgaatgccatcgttattataattagacagcacttatatccacatctgtcatttatttacttttattaacgcccgtctccccctctagaactttaagctcactgtggacggagAATGTGTCGCGTGgcatagcggacagagcccggcccggggagtcagaaggtcatgggttctaatcccggctctgccacttgtctgatgtgtgaccttgggcaagtcattcaaggtctctgggctcagttatctcttctgtgaaaaaaatggggattaagcgtgtgagcctaatatgggaccgggactgtgtccaacatgattaacttgtatctaccccggtgcttggaacacaCTAAGCGCTTCACGGCTaccgtaatttttttttccttcctctctcgaaaggacctgagttcttatccccgCACGGCCCCTCGCTGGCTacttccgggcctcggtttcctcaccggtAAATCGGAGATTCGATACCTATCCTCCCCTTCTATTTAGGCcgtgggccccaagtggaacaggaactatgtccgacctgattaatgcCTATCTGCCCTGACGCTGAAAACAGAGGAAGCGCTGAACGGCTATTATAATgataatctatcccagcgcttagtacagtgcttggcacaccggagcgcttaacaaataccacagttatgactattattattcaaacacGAGGACGGAAAGCAATATCTCCCAATTCTCACCAAGAAAGGCCCGAGACtgggatgaggtggggagggaaaatgggaccACTCTGTTCCCCCACCGTCTTCCCCGCAGACTGTCAACTCGCtgcgggcagtgaatgtgtcggtttattgtattgtactctcccaagtgcttagcacagtgctcggaacgcggtaagcgttcaataaatacgactgaatgaatgaacatcagatTTTCTTTTAATAACCCCCGACGGGATGTGTCTCTTGAATTCATCACCTCGGGAATCTCAGGCGGAGTCGGGTTCAGGGGAGAGTTATCCAATCAATCAGGAcgcccccccaaaaaagtcaAGGGAATGGGGGCGACGCAGCAGATTAGAGGCCGGTTTTAGCTTGACAAAAACGGAGATATTAATCcacccagctccctcccacccttcccagatCTTGTCTTCCCCGCAACTCTTATCGAAAACTTcccaggagggggaaagaaacccCGGTAAAACCTCAGGGCTACTGTCCTTCAGGAGAAAACTCCATTTGATTTATCCCCCCAAGCCTGCAGAtgggcgctggggggggggggggggtgttgttcctctccctcctggaaggTGAGAGGTTAAAGGTTAAAGGTGGGCtgcatggaggggaaggggggaggcaggatgtgggagggggacACTGTGTGAGCGCCGACGGGAATGGAGAGAGAGCAATCTGGGCGGCTGTGGGAAAGGCCCAGgaacctcgttatgggcagggaatgcgtctgctccttctgattgttctctcccaagcgcttagtacggcgctctgcacgtagtaagcgcccaatacgtACCGCTGACCGATTGACAGAGGGGCCCGGGGTTCGCCTGGCTCCCGGCCTTGGACGGAGGGAGATACGAAAGAGATATTTGGAGAGGGCAGATCTCTCGTATCTGAGGGGGTGGTGGACAAAATGCAGCTCTTGGGACACGGATGGGTCACGGGTTTTGAAGGGaagtagggggagaggagaaagctgtgagtccagtgtgggacggggactctgtcctccctaattagcttgtatctacaagtttagaacagtgcttggcacatagtaagcgtttatcaaacaccatgaaaaaagggGGGGGCCAAACGCTCCCtctgtctgtgtctgtctctccccctatctCGGTCTTTGTCCtcgactctgtctctctctgagatTTCCCTGATCCCCagaaagcagaggaagggaggttgAGCGAGAAAAGCAAGGAAgagacctcccccctccccaaaacacacacaattTCAGGggatttaggcgcttactatgtgccagacactgacaaTTTcaggggatttaagtgcttatgtgccacacactgacaATTTCTTAAGCGTTCACTACGTGGCAAACCCTGGCGATTTCAGGGGATCTAAGCGCCGTGTGCCAAACGCTATTCTAAGCCTTGCggtagattcaagccaatcagcTGGCACGCGATCCCTGTCCCCCCGGGGCTCACTCTTAACCCTCGTTTTGGGGAGAGGTGAGATGACAGGAGGGCAGGGGGACCCCCGACCTCCTCGCCCCCTCACCCCAAATACCCCACACATGTTGTAGTTTGGATGTGAGGACCGAGGGGTCCCGGGGCAGATCTAGGACACGTGGCCCAAGATGGGGGCTAACATGAGGTAGATTGCAGGAAATAGGGCCTCCCCCCCAAATCTGCCCTCCCCTtttagggggagagaggagggggtacACAACTTCGAAGGGGTGGGAGTCGGTGGTCAcccctgctcattccctccctgcccacaaatcccTCATTTTGTTGTCCCAGTCTGTGAGAAATTCCCATTTTGGAGAGTTGGGAAGCGGGGATTCCTGGGACGAGGGactgtgggaaggaagagggggaatttGGGGGGGCCAAGTCGGGGTGGGGGTCGCCCCTTCATCCCCCACaaacagctgtgggactgtgggcaagtcacttcacttctctgggcctcagttccctcatctggaaaatggggggtgaagactgggagcctcaggtgggacaacctgatgcccctgtgtctcccccagcgcttagaacagtgctctgcacgtagtaagcgctcaaccaccATCAACACGATTATTGCCCCTCAGAAAGCCTTTTCCCCTTTCACCCAACTCCACTCCCCCTCCTAATATGGCCCGGGCCAAACTCCCACCCTCCGCCGGATCCTCGCCCTGTCATTGGTCGGACCGGGGTCCCTTCTCTGCTCCCATTggctcccggcgccgccactctccgagggctccccgccgccccccccgaagAAAGCTGTCGCAGCACCCAACAACCGCCCGAAGGCACACCGTGTCCACGCGCCCGGAGGAGGGCGCCGATTGGCGGAGAGCCCCGTAAACAAGGCGCGGGCGACCAATGGGAGCGCTGTGCACGAGGGCAGCAcgagccccggccgggcccggcccctttAAAAGGCGTTTCCGCCTCGCTGGGCGTTCAGTCCTTGCTCCGCCGCCTGGACGTCgtcgttgctgctgctgctctcgctCGCAGCCGAGCGCCCTCCCGGAGCCCCCCAAAGTCCCTCCAATCCTCGCTTTTTATCTCCTCCTTTTGGTCGACATCTTCCCAGCCCCGGTGGCCCTCGTCCTGCCCAAAAAGCTGCTCCCGAAGAGGCTTCTGGGAGTTTGGGCTCCTTTGACAGCAGGAGGGAGGCGGCCTCCTCGTCCAagcgcgcccccccgccccccacgtcTTGTCCCCGGGCCCGACCATGGTGGTCTTCAAGAAGATCAAGACCCTCGAGGTGGTCTTCAACGACCCCGACAAGGTGTTCTGCAGCGGGGAGAAGGTGACCGGCCGGGTGTTGGTGGAGGTGTGCGAGGTGACCCGGGTCAAGGCCGTGAGGCTGCTGGCCTGCGGAGTGGCCAAGGTCCTGTGGCTCCAAGGCTCCCAGCAGTGCAAGCAGACCATGGAGTATCTGCGCTACCAGGACACCCTCCTCCTGGAAGACCCCCACCACGGTGAGCCCCGACGCCGCCCCGCGCCCCGAGTTCTAGTGATAACGAGGGGATCCGCCGGGCgcccaccgtgtgccgagcgctggtccGGCCCGGGCCTCGGGAGCGAAGGCGTGACGGCCGGGAGCGACGGGGTGGAAGGGCGGACGGggcgggtcccgggggggggcgggatgaaCCGCGGGGTTCGATTCCCACGCTCCCCGGCGAGGCGTCACCGTGCCGACTTGCagccctttggggggggggggtcttccccacctccccctctccgcaCCCCAACTGacgggcctccttcctccccgcagCCGAAGAAGACACCGTCATCCTGAGACCCGGGAACACCTACGAGTACAAATTCGGCTTTGAGCTGCCCCAGGGGTAAgtatccgccccccacccctccccgcgccTCCCCCCGGGAacgacgcgcccccccccccctcacccctTGGACCGTCTGACGGGGTCCGCTCTCCCCGACCCGCGCAGGCCCCTGGGGACCTCGTTCAAGGGCAAGTACGGCCGCGTGGATTACTGGGTGAAGGCGTACTTGGACCGGCCCGGCCAGCCCACCCAAGAGGTCAAGAGGGGCTTCGAAGTTATGGACCCCGTGGACGTGAACACCCCCGACTTGATGGTGAGCGTCTCGGACTCCCCTAGGCGGTAAACTCGTGCCGGGCTGGGGATCTGTCAGTTCCGTCGTTCGGTCGCGGAgttcagggggaggatggggggacggCTGTTGGGCGTGGCCAGCTGGCCACCGGCCCCCCCGAAGGATGGAACGGGTCCGTGCCGTTGTCCGGTTGTCCTCTCCGGAGTTGCCGCGGGCCGCCGGATGCTCacgctcccccctctctccccccgaccaGGCGCCCGTGTCCgccaagaaggagaagaaggtctCGTGCCTGTTCATCCCCGACGGCCGCGTGTCCGTCTCGGCCACGATCGACCGCAAGGGCTTCTGCGAAGGTGAGGAGGCCGGTCGGGGCCCCGGGTGGGTGGGGCGGCCCGGGACccgccggggggaagggggcggcggcccccgctcgcccccggcccccgctcacccgccctcccgccccgcagGCGACGAGATTAACATCCACGCCGACTTCGAGAACACCTGCTCCCGCATCGTGGTGCCCAAGGCGGCCATCGTGGCCCGGCACACCTACCTGGCCAACGGGCAGACCAAGGTGCTGACGCAGAAGCTGTCGTCCGTCCGCGGCAACCACATCATCTCGGGCACCTGCGAGTCCTGGCGGGGCAAGAGCCTGCGCGTGCAGAAGATCAAGCCGTCCATCCTGGGCTGCCACATCCTGCGCGTCGAGTATTCCCTGCTGGTGAGGCTCGGGGCCGC carries:
- the LOC100086397 gene encoding thioredoxin-interacting protein: MVVFKKIKTLEVVFNDPDKVFCSGEKVTGRVLVEVCEVTRVKAVRLLACGVAKVLWLQGSQQCKQTMEYLRYQDTLLLEDPHHAEEDTVILRPGNTYEYKFGFELPQGPLGTSFKGKYGRVDYWVKAYLDRPGQPTQEVKRGFEVMDPVDVNTPDLMAPVSAKKEKKVSCLFIPDGRVSVSATIDRKGFCEGDEINIHADFENTCSRIVVPKAAIVARHTYLANGQTKVLTQKLSSVRGNHIISGTCESWRGKSLRVQKIKPSILGCHILRVEYSLLIYVTVPGSKKVILDLPLVIGSKSGLSSRSSSMASQTSSEMSWVDLNIPDTPEAPPCYMDIIPEDHRLESPTTPLLDDMDGSLDSPIFMYAPEFKFMPPPTYTEVDPCVTNNNAH